A single region of the Selenomonas sp. oral taxon 920 genome encodes:
- a CDS encoding amino acid permease, which translates to MGESTMKRKLKHRHLQFISLGGVIGSGYFLGTGYVLEQAGPAAMIAYLLGGLIVLAVMLCLAELAVEKPLSGSFVVYARENISATWACGVGWSYWVTWVSYVPSEMIAAGIIMNGFFPEIGTVWWAVFFGGIVTILNLFRVDKFGESEFWLSLIKVTALVAFSAVALLICLGLIGGEGYIGSRILLGSGGFAPNGYASIALTMVIILVNFQGTEIIGLAAGETADPARSIPTAVRNVTWRIIALYIIPITLLISILPWDHASLTESVFAAALAEHGFTELAALFSFVVLTAAISCSNSGLYGAARTVHALATMGMAPHMLEGLSSKGVPSRAIYASIVFCWGVIAVYAMNPHGQLYTYLLALSGFSGAMAWISICWSQYRRRRRLEAENAVSLLRYRMPLFPYVTLFGIWAQVLCLAFMIFTPELRSALYLGVPMLVVPMILYRFLRCE; encoded by the coding sequence ATGGGCGAATCGACAATGAAACGAAAGCTGAAGCACAGGCATCTTCAGTTTATCTCTCTCGGCGGCGTCATTGGGAGCGGTTACTTCCTCGGAACGGGCTATGTGCTCGAGCAGGCAGGACCTGCCGCCATGATCGCCTATCTCCTTGGAGGACTGATCGTCCTCGCAGTCATGCTCTGCCTCGCGGAGCTCGCGGTCGAAAAACCGCTCTCCGGTTCCTTTGTCGTCTACGCGCGCGAGAACATTTCTGCGACGTGGGCATGTGGCGTCGGCTGGTCGTACTGGGTGACATGGGTCTCCTATGTGCCCTCGGAGATGATCGCCGCCGGCATCATTATGAACGGCTTCTTCCCCGAGATCGGGACGGTCTGGTGGGCGGTGTTTTTCGGCGGCATCGTCACTATCCTCAATCTGTTTCGTGTCGATAAATTCGGCGAGAGCGAGTTCTGGCTCTCGCTCATCAAGGTCACTGCGCTCGTGGCGTTCAGCGCGGTCGCCCTCCTCATCTGCCTCGGGCTGATCGGCGGAGAGGGCTACATCGGTTCGCGTATTCTTCTCGGCAGCGGCGGCTTTGCGCCCAACGGTTATGCGAGCATTGCCCTCACGATGGTCATTATCCTCGTCAACTTTCAGGGGACGGAGATCATCGGGCTTGCGGCAGGGGAGACTGCCGATCCTGCGCGCAGCATCCCGACGGCGGTGCGCAACGTGACGTGGCGGATCATTGCCCTCTACATCATTCCGATTACGCTGCTCATTTCGATCCTGCCGTGGGATCACGCCTCGCTCACGGAGAGCGTCTTTGCAGCGGCGCTCGCCGAGCACGGCTTCACGGAGCTTGCCGCGCTCTTCTCCTTCGTTGTACTGACGGCGGCGATCTCCTGCTCAAACTCGGGGCTCTACGGCGCGGCTCGTACGGTGCACGCACTCGCGACGATGGGGATGGCGCCGCACATGCTGGAGGGACTCAGCAGCAAGGGCGTACCCTCACGTGCGATCTACGCCTCCATCGTCTTCTGCTGGGGGGTTATTGCGGTCTATGCGATGAATCCACACGGACAACTCTATACCTATCTGCTCGCACTTTCGGGTTTCTCGGGCGCGATGGCGTGGATATCGATCTGTTGGAGCCAGTATCGCCGCCGCCGCAGGCTTGAGGCGGAGAATGCGGTATCCCTGCTGCGCTATCGTATGCCGCTCTTTCCCTATGTGACGCTCTTTGGGATCTGGGCGCAGGTACTCTGCCTCGCATTCATGATCTTCACACCGGAACTGCGGTCGGCGCTCTACCTCGGCGTTCCGATGCTCGTTGTCCCGATGATTCTCTATAGATTCTTGCGGTGTGAATAA
- a CDS encoding methyl-accepting chemotaxis protein: protein MFGLFGNKKKEEVSLADRIKAKPLAADPQQREESVKARAPFAGLGTVGGSDMKSVYLSRSELTAERLRELYDVPGGPAIVLGFISADLSMDDVARAVQSVSPPDVKFLLMTTCGELTHTADTRSYYMEAGDGRARVLLQVFSKRMIAQTYMMTLPLHNEDMKRGEVTLTPAERVARIAADVRAERIPFPVRFDDTFAFVYVDGVSACESFVLRALYDAESLPCPYIGGSAGGALDFSHTYIYNGREVLENHAVVLVVKLAGDYRYSVFKTQAAEETGEKWTVIGSDTTFRTVETVANAEGRPVPLTDVLMDYLHVSDIAALTDALADYTFATHVGNQFYIRSLQRIDEAAKRMHFFCDITAGEELYLMRRAKFLETLKSDYAGFAKGKPAPIGVVMNDCILRRLTFAGELAGADLFDGMPIAGYSALGEIAGMHINETLTAIFFYQISGGSFYDGYMDRFPSVYALCQKSFLEHDIARLQIVDRLKDGIMGEFNAYRSEISGMTKMMAQIGKSAESVSVLIDKLSGGLGGQGDMTKELLGRNAEITPKLERLTESTKKIEQVMNMITEISAQINLLALNAAIEAARAGEMGRGFAVVAGEVRKLSENTRERLEASDEAISELLRDVQEIDQMLATNQAFEDQIETFEHGFDDRIHDLKKNLDDGLSAIRRSTTSIDRVAERSTQLNRRFDELDAVLHSIR, encoded by the coding sequence ATGTTTGGACTGTTTGGGAATAAGAAAAAGGAAGAGGTCTCACTTGCGGATCGGATTAAGGCGAAGCCTCTTGCGGCAGATCCGCAGCAGCGTGAGGAGAGCGTGAAGGCGCGCGCCCCGTTTGCGGGTCTGGGAACGGTGGGGGGCAGCGATATGAAGTCCGTCTACCTCTCGCGCAGTGAACTTACGGCAGAGCGCCTGCGCGAGCTTTATGACGTGCCGGGTGGTCCTGCCATCGTCCTCGGCTTTATCTCGGCAGATCTCTCGATGGATGATGTTGCACGTGCCGTGCAGTCCGTTTCTCCGCCGGATGTGAAATTCTTGCTCATGACGACCTGCGGTGAGCTGACGCATACGGCAGACACGCGCTCTTACTATATGGAGGCAGGAGACGGGCGAGCAAGGGTGCTCCTGCAGGTGTTCAGCAAGCGCATGATCGCACAGACCTACATGATGACGCTGCCGCTGCACAACGAAGATATGAAGCGCGGTGAGGTGACGCTCACCCCCGCTGAGCGCGTGGCGAGGATCGCTGCCGATGTGCGTGCCGAACGCATTCCGTTCCCCGTGCGCTTCGATGATACCTTTGCATTCGTCTATGTGGACGGCGTGAGCGCGTGCGAGTCCTTTGTTCTGCGGGCACTCTACGACGCAGAGAGTCTGCCCTGTCCGTACATCGGCGGCAGTGCAGGCGGCGCACTCGACTTCTCCCACACCTATATCTACAATGGCAGAGAGGTGCTCGAGAATCATGCCGTCGTGCTCGTCGTAAAACTTGCGGGCGACTACCGCTACTCCGTGTTTAAGACACAGGCGGCGGAGGAGACGGGTGAGAAATGGACGGTCATCGGCTCGGATACGACGTTCCGCACAGTGGAAACCGTTGCGAATGCAGAGGGGCGCCCTGTTCCTCTCACAGACGTCCTGATGGACTATCTGCACGTATCGGATATTGCAGCGCTCACGGACGCGCTGGCGGACTATACCTTTGCCACGCACGTCGGCAACCAGTTCTATATCCGTTCGCTGCAGCGCATCGACGAAGCCGCGAAGCGCATGCATTTTTTCTGTGACATCACGGCGGGCGAGGAACTGTATCTCATGCGCCGCGCGAAATTCCTCGAAACGTTGAAGTCGGACTACGCCGGCTTTGCGAAGGGGAAGCCGGCACCGATCGGCGTTGTGATGAACGACTGCATCCTGCGCCGTCTGACCTTTGCGGGGGAACTTGCGGGTGCTGATCTCTTTGACGGCATGCCCATCGCCGGCTACTCAGCACTCGGCGAGATTGCGGGCATGCACATCAATGAGACGCTGACGGCAATCTTTTTCTATCAGATCTCCGGCGGCTCATTCTACGATGGTTATATGGACCGATTCCCCTCGGTCTATGCACTTTGCCAGAAATCTTTCCTTGAACATGACATTGCACGTTTGCAGATCGTCGACAGGCTCAAGGATGGCATCATGGGCGAGTTCAATGCCTACCGCAGCGAGATATCGGGGATGACGAAGATGATGGCACAGATCGGCAAGAGCGCAGAGAGTGTTTCGGTGCTGATCGACAAGCTGAGCGGTGGTCTCGGCGGACAGGGCGATATGACCAAGGAGCTGCTGGGGCGCAACGCAGAGATTACACCGAAGCTCGAACGGCTCACGGAGAGCACGAAGAAGATCGAGCAGGTCATGAACATGATCACGGAGATTTCGGCGCAGATCAACCTTCTCGCGCTCAACGCTGCGATCGAGGCGGCGCGCGCGGGCGAGATGGGGCGCGGCTTTGCTGTCGTCGCAGGTGAAGTGCGCAAGCTTTCCGAGAACACGCGTGAGCGTCTCGAGGCATCCGATGAGGCGATCAGTGAGCTGCTGCGCGACGTGCAGGAGATCGATCAGATGCTTGCGACCAATCAGGCATTCGAGGATCAGATTGAGACATTTGAGCATGGATTTGACGATCGGATTCATGATCTGAAGAAGAATCTGGACGATGGTCTCAGCGCAATCCGTCGCTCGACCACATCCATCGACCGTGTCGCAGAACGGAGCACGCAGCTGAACCGCCGCTTCGACGAACTCGATGCGGTGCTCCACTCCATACGGTAA
- a CDS encoding sulfite exporter TauE/SafE family protein, with amino-acid sequence MEHYFAGVAAHIGPTLAIFFAAFIQSITGFGLVIIAAPLLMFFYEPKLTVPIMLLLACSGNAVQGFLMRKQANLPLVRWMYLGMLAGQPIGFFFFTTISNDALKVFINVVVLLSLLLMQISHRLIPECRRNTIITGMLSGFTAITTGMGGLPFLIYLAYTSMLPNVFRATCFVYFFLGNATSLVSYLIGGFPLTAAFNEFIYLLPALAIGIVAGRESMCLMPAALFRKLVFVILYVASTYTIISILMKSF; translated from the coding sequence TTGGAGCACTATTTTGCCGGGGTCGCTGCGCACATTGGGCCGACACTCGCTATCTTCTTTGCCGCCTTCATCCAGTCGATCACAGGCTTCGGTCTCGTCATCATCGCCGCACCTCTGCTTATGTTCTTCTACGAACCGAAACTCACCGTCCCGATCATGCTGCTCCTCGCATGCAGCGGCAACGCCGTACAGGGATTCCTCATGCGAAAGCAGGCGAATCTCCCGCTCGTGCGCTGGATGTATCTCGGCATGCTTGCGGGACAGCCTATCGGCTTCTTTTTCTTTACCACCATCTCGAACGACGCGCTGAAGGTCTTCATCAACGTCGTTGTCCTCCTGAGCCTGCTCCTCATGCAGATCTCGCACCGGCTTATTCCGGAGTGTCGGCGCAACACGATCATAACGGGCATGCTCTCCGGCTTCACTGCGATTACAACGGGCATGGGCGGACTGCCGTTCCTGATCTACCTTGCGTATACCTCAATGCTACCAAATGTGTTTCGTGCGACCTGCTTTGTCTACTTCTTCCTCGGCAATGCGACCTCACTCGTCAGCTATCTCATCGGCGGTTTCCCGCTCACAGCCGCATTCAACGAGTTCATCTATCTCTTGCCCGCGCTCGCCATCGGCATTGTCGCAGGACGTGAGAGCATGTGTTTGATGCCCGCCGCCCTTTTCCGCAAACTCGTCTTCGTCATCCTCTACGTTGCCTCCACCTATACCATCATCTCGATCTTGATGAAATCATTTTGA
- the leuS gene encoding leucine--tRNA ligase translates to MERYCPQEIEAKWQKRWESENSCHTEMDNEKPKYYVLEMFPYPSGKLHMGHVRNYSIGDVVARFRTMEGYNVLHPMGFDSFGMPAENAAIQNKVHPAKWTYANIENMERQQKALGLAYDWSREVITCREDYYRWTQWLFELFYKKGLAYKKAASVNWCDTCGTVLANEQVEDGKCWRCKSEVHKKNLAQWFLRITDYADELLADLDKLPGWPERVKTMQENWIGRSEGLEFRLPAPTLDTEIPVYTTRPDTVFGITFLALAPEHPLVEQICAISDKADEIRAFCTRVKKQSDIERASSESEKEGIFTGLYCTNPFNGEQVEIWITNYVLFEYGTGAVMAVPSEDQRDWMFATKYGIRKILTIRPPKGELCLEDMTAAYVEKEGFLINSGKFTGMEMHAAMGAIIDEAEAQGFGKRRVNYRLRDWLISRQRYWGAPIPIINCEKCGEVLVPEEELPVRLPEDVSFAQGAVSPLSSSEHFLHCKCPKCGGTATRETDTMDTFICSSWYYYRYADPHNTERPFDRDKVNYWAPVDQYIGGIEHAILHLLYARFFTKVLRDAGLLDFDEPFTNLLTQGMVIKDGAKMSKSLGNVVSPEEIIEKYGADTARLFILFAAPVERDLDWSDQGVEGAFRFLNRVWRILLQFEDVIKSAAETRDSAALTAEETELRRVLHTTIKKVTEDVRDRFMFNTAISAIMELVNAFYAFQDKPLSPALARETGSVLLRLLAPFAPHITEELWARLFTGSVHAEKWPTYDASALTQNEIEVVLQVNGKVRDRVKIAADLDREAMERLVTELPRAKELTEGRQIVKVICVPGKLVNIVVKG, encoded by the coding sequence GTGGAGAGGTATTGCCCGCAGGAGATTGAAGCGAAGTGGCAGAAGCGCTGGGAGAGTGAGAACAGCTGCCATACGGAGATGGACAACGAGAAGCCGAAGTACTACGTGCTTGAGATGTTCCCCTATCCGTCGGGAAAACTCCACATGGGGCATGTCCGCAACTACTCGATTGGCGATGTTGTCGCGCGTTTTCGGACGATGGAAGGCTACAATGTCCTGCACCCGATGGGATTCGATTCCTTTGGCATGCCCGCAGAAAATGCGGCGATTCAAAACAAGGTGCACCCCGCGAAGTGGACATATGCGAACATTGAGAACATGGAGCGTCAGCAGAAGGCACTCGGGCTCGCGTATGACTGGTCACGCGAGGTCATCACCTGCCGTGAGGACTACTACCGCTGGACACAGTGGCTCTTTGAACTCTTCTACAAGAAGGGCCTTGCGTATAAGAAGGCGGCATCCGTCAACTGGTGTGACACCTGCGGTACGGTACTCGCAAATGAGCAGGTCGAGGACGGCAAATGCTGGCGCTGCAAGTCCGAGGTACACAAGAAGAACCTTGCACAGTGGTTTTTGAGGATTACGGACTATGCCGACGAACTCCTTGCTGATCTGGATAAGCTCCCGGGATGGCCCGAGCGCGTCAAGACCATGCAGGAGAACTGGATCGGACGCAGTGAGGGGCTTGAGTTCCGTCTTCCCGCACCCACGCTCGATACGGAGATCCCCGTCTACACGACGCGTCCCGATACCGTGTTCGGCATCACCTTCCTCGCACTTGCCCCCGAGCACCCGCTCGTGGAGCAGATCTGTGCAATCAGCGACAAGGCAGATGAGATACGCGCATTCTGTACGCGCGTGAAGAAGCAGTCCGACATTGAACGCGCTTCAAGCGAGTCGGAGAAAGAGGGCATTTTCACCGGGCTCTACTGTACGAATCCGTTCAATGGGGAGCAGGTCGAGATCTGGATCACGAATTACGTCCTCTTCGAGTATGGAACGGGCGCCGTCATGGCGGTGCCGTCAGAGGATCAGCGCGACTGGATGTTCGCAACGAAGTACGGCATCCGCAAGATCCTCACGATCCGTCCGCCCAAGGGTGAGCTGTGTCTCGAGGACATGACGGCTGCCTACGTTGAAAAAGAGGGCTTCCTGATCAACTCCGGCAAGTTCACGGGGATGGAGATGCACGCGGCAATGGGCGCGATCATTGACGAGGCCGAGGCGCAGGGCTTCGGCAAGCGCCGCGTCAACTACCGTCTGCGGGACTGGCTCATCTCACGCCAGCGCTACTGGGGTGCGCCCATTCCCATCATTAACTGTGAGAAATGCGGTGAGGTCCTGGTACCCGAGGAGGAGCTTCCCGTGCGTCTGCCCGAGGATGTGTCCTTCGCACAGGGGGCGGTATCACCGCTCTCTTCGAGCGAGCACTTCCTCCACTGCAAATGTCCGAAATGCGGCGGCACGGCAACGCGCGAGACGGATACGATGGATACGTTCATCTGCTCCTCGTGGTACTACTATCGATATGCAGACCCGCACAATACAGAGCGCCCCTTTGATCGGGACAAGGTGAACTACTGGGCCCCAGTCGATCAGTATATCGGTGGCATCGAGCACGCGATTCTGCATCTGCTCTATGCGCGCTTCTTCACGAAGGTGCTGCGCGACGCGGGGCTGCTCGACTTCGACGAACCGTTCACGAATCTGCTCACACAGGGGATGGTTATCAAGGATGGCGCGAAGATGTCGAAGTCGCTCGGCAACGTCGTTTCACCCGAGGAGATCATTGAGAAGTACGGTGCGGACACAGCGCGTCTCTTCATCCTCTTTGCCGCACCCGTGGAGCGCGATCTGGACTGGAGCGACCAGGGGGTCGAGGGGGCATTCCGCTTCCTGAACCGCGTTTGGCGTATCCTGCTCCAGTTCGAGGATGTGATCAAGAGTGCAGCGGAGACTCGCGATTCCGCTGCACTTACGGCGGAGGAGACCGAGCTGCGCCGTGTCCTCCACACGACCATTAAGAAGGTCACAGAGGATGTGCGCGACCGCTTTATGTTCAATACGGCGATCTCGGCCATTATGGAGCTGGTCAATGCGTTCTACGCATTTCAGGACAAACCCCTTAGCCCAGCGCTTGCGCGTGAGACAGGGAGCGTGCTCCTGCGGCTGCTCGCACCGTTTGCACCGCACATCACGGAGGAGCTTTGGGCACGACTCTTTACGGGCAGCGTGCATGCTGAGAAGTGGCCGACATACGATGCGTCTGCCCTCACACAGAACGAGATCGAAGTGGTGCTTCAGGTCAATGGCAAGGTACGCGACCGCGTGAAGATCGCTGCCGATCTGGACAGGGAGGCGATGGAGCGATTGGTCACTGAACTGCCGCGCGCCAAGGAGCTCACGGAGGGCAGGCAGATCGTAAAGGTCATCTGCGTTCCCGGTAAACTGGTCAATATTGTTGTCAAAGGATAA
- a CDS encoding HD-GYP domain-containing protein, whose translation MLKAFAVRSLLPEMLIGRTVYDGETEIVLVEGGTVLDRETINLLKEKEIASVYVDEDSILTAVQKEKAAKAAAEPDFEGSVTPERDVKLDDKYAENYRYVYGEMEKLFQQAAVTGKLDMEILQPVMASGRLRDLYKEGATAVSMIYSMNQDGDYNLHHCVHLAILGGLMAKWMGLNGIDRQNLVLAGLFLDIGKQFIEKDLLEKKGRLTEEEFDILKNHVVDSFKLLESSDLSGRADLMNGVIQHHERNDGSGYPSGLEGDQISTFGKVLAVLDSYDAMASSRTYAEKRSPFEVFKILYADVLDGKLDSEYAVLFMRKLNAALNGCWLRLSDGTAGRIVYIDESRVTAMPVVQLVDGGFIDLNTVKDITVVEIMTAADVSKL comes from the coding sequence ATGTTAAAAGCGTTTGCTGTTCGGAGCCTGCTGCCGGAGATGCTCATCGGACGTACGGTCTATGATGGGGAGACTGAGATTGTACTCGTTGAGGGCGGCACGGTTCTGGACCGCGAGACGATCAACCTGCTCAAAGAGAAGGAGATCGCGTCCGTCTACGTTGATGAGGACAGTATCCTCACTGCCGTGCAGAAGGAGAAGGCGGCAAAGGCGGCAGCAGAGCCGGACTTTGAGGGCAGCGTGACTCCGGAGCGGGATGTGAAGCTGGATGACAAGTACGCAGAGAATTATCGCTACGTATACGGCGAGATGGAAAAACTCTTTCAGCAGGCAGCGGTCACCGGCAAGCTCGACATGGAGATCCTGCAGCCCGTCATGGCAAGCGGGCGTCTGCGCGACCTCTACAAAGAGGGCGCAACGGCGGTTTCCATGATCTACAGCATGAATCAGGATGGAGACTACAACCTTCATCACTGCGTTCATCTTGCTATCCTCGGCGGACTCATGGCGAAGTGGATGGGGCTGAACGGCATCGACCGTCAGAACCTCGTGCTTGCAGGGCTCTTCCTCGACATCGGCAAGCAGTTCATCGAGAAGGATCTGCTTGAGAAGAAGGGGCGCCTCACGGAGGAGGAGTTCGATATTCTCAAGAATCATGTGGTTGACAGCTTCAAGCTCCTGGAGAGCAGCGATCTCTCGGGGCGTGCCGACCTCATGAACGGTGTGATTCAGCATCACGAGCGCAACGATGGTTCGGGCTATCCGTCCGGACTCGAGGGCGATCAGATCTCGACGTTCGGCAAGGTACTCGCTGTGCTCGACAGCTATGATGCGATGGCGTCCAGTCGCACGTATGCAGAGAAGCGTTCGCCGTTCGAGGTATTCAAGATTCTCTACGCAGACGTGCTGGACGGCAAGCTGGATTCCGAGTACGCGGTACTCTTTATGCGCAAGCTCAACGCTGCGCTCAATGGCTGCTGGCTGCGCCTCTCGGACGGAACGGCAGGGCGCATTGTCTACATTGACGAGTCGCGCGTGACGGCAATGCCTGTTGTGCAGCTCGTGGACGGCGGCTTTATCGACCTCAATACGGTGAAGGACATTACCGTCGTTGAGATCATGACAGCGGCGGATGTCAGCAAACTTTAA